Below is a window of Clostridiales bacterium DNA.
CGGCGGCAAGCTGGCGGGTGTCGGCAAGGCGCTGGGCAAGAGCATCAAGGACTTCAAGCACGAAGTGAAGGATGAAGAGAAGCCCGAAGAAAACAAAGAAGAAAAGAATTCGTAAGGCTGCCGGCATCGTATGAGAAAACGGAAACAGAAAGGGACGCCGGACGCGCAGGATGCTGCTGCCATGGAAGGGGAGCAGGCCCTGGCGGACGGCGGCGCGCCGCTGCTGGTGCACCTGCAGGCGCTGCGGCGTGTTTTGATCGTGTCCGCGGCCGCAGTGGCGATCGCGTTTTTCCTGGTGTATTCGTTTGCCATCGATTATCTGATGGCATGGATTACCGGGCCGATCGCGGCACGCGGGATTGAGATTATCTACACCGCGATGAGCGAAGCACTGGTGACGAAGTTCAAGGTGGCGCTGATCGCCGGGCTGGTGATTGCCGCGCCGGTGATCATCTGGCAGGTGTGGGGGTTCATCAAACCGGCCTTGTACCCGAAGGAGAAGAAAACCTTCCGCACGCTGTTTGTGATCGCACTGCTGCTGTTCCTGCTGGGAGTGGCGTTCTGCTACCTGGCGGTGTACACGCTGGCGGTGGACTTCTTCCTGGTAGCGGGGGACAACCTGGCGAAGCCCATGCTGTCCATCGACAAGTATGTGAGCTTCCTGTTCGGGTTCATCGTACCGTTCGGCGTGGCGTTCCAGCTGCCGGTGGCGCTGTACCTGACCACGCGGATGGGGCTGACGAACGCGAAAATGCTCGCGTCCAAGCGCAAGTTCGTGATCCTGGGGATCTTCGTGCTGGCCGCCGTGCTGACGCCGCCGGACGTGGTGTCCCAGCTGGCGCTGGGCTTGCCGATGATCCTGCTGTATGAAATCGGGATCCTGGCATGCCGGCTGACGAAGCCGAAGGAACGGGAATAACGGGAGAAACAAAATCCCGGCTGTCCATGGGGACGGCCGGGATTTTTGCGTTTTTTGGGGTTATTCCTCATTGCCGGCGGGGCGGAAGACCTCCCGCGCCACGTTGATGAAATTGCGGAGGATGGGGGAGGACGGCTCCCGGTAAACCAGGCCGCTGGCCCAGGTGAGGCCCATCTTCAGCGGTACGGTGCGCAGGGGCAGAAACTGGCTGCCCACGTGCGGCGGAAGCAGGCCGATGTGTCCGTCCTCGAAGGTGCGGAGCATGGTGTAGAAATCCATGATGCGCGGATCCTCGCTGATGCGGATCTGCGGATAGTTCTGCTCGATGAACTCCCGCAGGCCGGGGAGGCGCTCGAACCGGTATACGATGATATGCTGTCCGGCCAGGTCATCCAGCGTGAGCGAGGCACGGGAGGCCAGGGGATGATTGGGAGACATCATGGCGTCCCGGCCTTCCCGGATGAGCGGCACAAAGGTGCGTCCGGCGGTATGCGCCCGGGGGCAGTCATAATACTCAATGACATCAAGGGCGCCACGGTCCAGGTCGTTGAGGAGCTGGTCCTCGGGTTCCATAACCGGCTTCTGGATGACATCCGGGTATTTCTGGAAGAAGGGCCCGCTGAGGCGGGGGAACAGGTCCGGCTGCAGGCCGACGATGGCCCCGATGCGGATGCAGTTGCTGAGGGAATCGGTCTCCCGGCAGCGGGTGAGCAGCAGGTCCATATCCGAACGGAGCTTGAGTACTCCGTCCAGGAAGGTCTCACCCGCGGGTGTCAGGCGGATGCCGGAAACGCTGCGTTCGAAGAGTTTGAAATCCAGGTTCCGGGTATTCATGGTGCACTCCTGAAAAAGGAATTTAGGGTAAAAGGTTTCCCTTTTCACCTTTATACAGGATTCCTTCTGTAAATGCAAGCCCGATTTGTATATAATAAAAATACAAAAAAAAGCCGGAAGGTCCGGCTATACAAAGGGAGGAATATTTGCCATGGAGAAAAACATTTCCCGCCGTTCGTTCCTGAAGGGCACAGCCATTGGCGCAGCGGGGATTGCCGTTGCTTCCACCGGTCTGAAACTGCAGGAGAGCAAAGCGGAAGACGCCATCGCGTGGGACGCGGAGTATGACGTAGTCGTTCTGGGTTACGGCGGTGCCGGCGCGAACGCGGCGGTCGCTGCGTACGAGAACGGTGCAAAGGTTCTGCTTGCTGAAAAAGCGCCCGAAGGCGCTGAAGGCGGCAACACCGCGGTGTCCGGCCAGTTCGTTATGGCCACCGACGACGCGGACGGCCTGTATGACTACCTGACCACCCTGATGGGCAAGTTCCAGAACTGGGATCCCGACGCTGTGCGCGCGTACTGCGAAGGCTGCGTTGAGAACTACGCCTGGATGACCGGCCCCATGGGCGGCGATCCCGCCATCATTTCCCCGACCGAGCATCCCTCTGCCGGCATGGAAGCCCGCAACAACGACTGGAAACTGGCCGACGGTGAGGAAGGACGCCTGGCCGACCCGTACAAGCTGGGCCGGAAAGACTACTGGTACTACAACTGGGCAGAGTTCCCGGAAATCCCCTCCAGCGTGCACTGCCTGTGCCTGACCGCGACCGGCACCCGTTTCGACCGCGGCTACTACAACCTGTGCCAGAACGCCGTGAAGGCGCGGCCCATCGACGTATGGTTCGCTGCCCCCGGCAAGAAGCTGATCACCGACGCGGAAGGCGCGGTTATCGGCGTGATCATCAACAAGGACGGAGCTGACCTGAAGGTCAAGGCCAACGGCGGCGTCGTGCTGGCCTGCGGCGGCTTCGAGCACAACCAGGAAATGATTGCCAGCTTCCTGCAGATGCCCTATGTCCATCAGCAGGGCGGCCTGTACAACGACGGCGACGGCATCAAGATGGCCCTGGGCGCCGGTGCGGACCTGTGGCATATGTCCAACTCCGCCGGCTTTACCTGGACCCACAAGCGGCCGCACCTGGACGCGGTGAGCCTCTTCGGCGGCCCCAACTCCGGCAGCGGTATCTACGTCGGCCTCGGCGGCGACCGGTTCATGAATGAATCCGCGGCGACCCGTCACGGCCGGATCTACATCGGCGGACGCTGGATCTCCACGCCCATGCCCCTGCCCGCCTACCTGGTGCAGGACAGCGACCAGCTGGCGGCCGGCAAGAAGCTGGTCAGCGCCTTCTCCGACGGATATGTGGACGAACTGAAGACCGGCGAAGTCCTGATGGGCGAAACCCTGGAAGAGCTGGCTGAAGCGATCCGCAACTCCGAAGGCGGCAAGGATGCTCCCGACTTCAGCACCGAGCGCTTTGTGAAGGCGGTCAACGACTACAACAAGCGTTATGATGCCGGTGAGGACGCCGACTACGGCCGTCCCTTCAGCACCATGGTGCCCGTGAAGAAGGGCCCCTTCTACGCCACCAAGATCGGACCGACCTACTTCAACACGCAGGGCGGCCCCCGCAAGAACAAGTACGGCCAGGTTATCAACACTGAAGGCCTGCCGATCGAAGGCCTGTTCGAAGCCGGTGAGATGGGCTCCATCTTCTGCGACATGTACAACGGCTCCGGCAACCTGGGTGAGACGATGGTCTTCGGCCGCATCTCCGGCACCAACGCCGCGAAGCGCGCCAAGGGCGAGTTCAAGAGCGAAGACAAGCCCGTGACCACGTGGGTCGGCGAGATCTACGAGCCCGGCACCACCCGTCCCGCCAGCGCGATCGCTGCGGCTTCCGCCAACGTCACCGGCACCTTCAAGGACGGCGAATATGAAGGCGAAGGCAACGGCATCAACGGCAAGATCAAGGTGAAGGTCACCATCAAGGACGGCAAGATCGAGAACGTTGAGATCCTCGAACAGGCTGAGACCGAAGGCCTCGGCGGCGCGGCACTGCCGAAGTACGCGGCGCAGACGGTTGAAAAGCAGAACCTGGAAGAGATCGACGTGATCTCCGGCGTAACCGTCACCCTCGACGGCTACAAGGAAGCGGTCAACGACGCCCTGTCCAAGGCCCTGTAATTAAATGAAAGTATTCCCAGAGCCAGGGGAATGTTTTCATGGGACCGGAAGACGGTTCCTACTCCGGTCCCGGCTCATACCCGGCACCTGTTTCCGGAAGGAAACAGGTGCTTTTTCATCGAAAAATACCACATATGCATCTATATCTACCACTTATCGGAAATCGCTGGATTTATTCTATGGGCTTCTGTATGATACACCCGTACCAGGGAGGTGGAACACTTGCAGGTTGAAATCAAAATTGACAGCACGGTCCGGGAACCGAAGGTCATCGTACTGACGGACCGGATGACGGATGAGGTGAACGAAATCGTCCGGAAGATTTCGGAAACGGAGCCGGCGATGCTGGCAGGATTCCGGGAGGATACGGTGACGGTGCTGGATCCGGAGGAGATTTACCGGATCTACGCGGCGAACGGCAAGGTGTTTGCCGTGACCGGAAAGGCGGAGTATACCCTGCGGATGCGGCTGTATGAAGTGGAGGAACGCTTCCGCAGGAGCAGCTTTGTGCGGATATCCAACTCGGAGATCGTCAACCTGAAGGCGGTGAGGAGCTTTGACCTGAGCCTCGCCGGAACGATCCGCGTTGCCCTGAAGAACGGAGAGACGGCCTACGTATCGCGCAGGTATGTGGGCAAAATAAAAGAAGCACTTGGAATGTGAGGTGGATGAATATGAAGAAAAAGATTTTGCGGCGCTGCCTGGCCGGTATGCCGGTGGGCGTCATGATCAGCGTTGTGATTACCATTATCATCTCCCTGGCCATCGGGGACGGGAAGTACTACATGGTGTACCCGGACCTGGTGACGGACTGCGGAACGGAGATCGCGGCCGTCATCATCCAGACGCTGTGCTCCATGCTGTACGGCGCGGCGTTTGCCGGCGCTTCCGTGGTGTGGGATACGGACTGGAGCCTGACGAAGATGACGGCGGTGCACTTCCTGATCTGCTCGGCCGCAACGTTCCCGACGGCGTACCTGATGCGGTGGATGAACCACAGCGTCGGCGGCGTGCTGGGTTACTTCGTCCAGTTTGTGATCATCTACGTGGTGATCTGGGTGGTATCGTATTTCGCGACGAAGAAGAAGATTGAGGCATTCAACCGGAAGATCGGCGCGAAGGCGTAAGGAAAATCATGCAGCGGGCGGGGAAGTGTCCCCGCCCGGTTTTTTACTTGAAAATTAGCTAAAATATGATACAATAATATTAGCCAATAAAGGGAGGCATGAGCATGAATGAAACGATTGCAACCGCAACATCCACGGAGATGCAGAATAATTTCGGCCGTTATCTCCAGATGGTGATGAACGGGGCTGAAGTGATTGTGACCCGGAACGGGAAAGAAGTCGGACGCCTGATTCCACGGAAGGCGGCGGTTTCCTACCTGACGGATTCCCTGACCGGAATCCTGAGCGGAAATGAAGACCCGGACCAGGCAAGGGCGGAAAGGCTGATGGAAAAGTATGAGAGTACTGATTGACGGGAATATCATCCTGGATGTCCTGCAGAACCGGATTCCCCATACGGAAATGTCCGCCAGGGTATGGAAGATGTGCGAAACCGGGCTGCTGGACGGATATGTGTCCGCACTGACTTTCGCAAACCTGGTATATGTGATGAGGAAGGAACTGACACCGGCAAAAATCCATGACGTGCTGAACAAGCTGGCAATCATCTTTCACTTCACTGACCTGAGCACTGCCGATATGATGCGGGCGGCGGAGATGGAATGGAGTGACTATGAGGACGCGGTCCAGGCTGCAACGGCGGGCCGGATCCATGCGGAAGCCATTATTACCCGGAACGTACGGGATTACAGGCAGAGCCGGATCCCGGCATTTGCACCGGACGAGTTCCTGAAGAGAATTTGAACGGGGTTGCAGGAGGACGGTCTTCCAAGGCAACCCCAAGAGGAAATGTGACAGTAGGGCTGTCCCCTTGTCACATGTGACAGTAGGGCTGTCCCTCTGTCACATAAATTCCCACTTGCCCAATTCCTTCATATTGAATATAATAGGGCATACGCACAATGACGGAGAAAGCCCCGTGCAAAGGGTATCCCAGAGAGTGCGCCCCAGGCTGGAAGGCGCATATTCCCGGGCGGAAGGCTCCCGCTTCCCGAGTGCGCGGAAGAACATCGCAGGATGGCAATTCCGCCGGCAGCCCCCGATACAGGGCAGAGAGACGGAACGGGAAGTTCCTGTTCCAAGCAAGGTGGTACCGCGAAGCAGCAGCTTCGCCCCTGCGCGGGGCGGGCTGTTTTTTTGCAAAACGACGAGGCCGGACGGCAAGGCGGAGGAAGAGTTATGAAGGTAAGGAACCTGGTATCCAAACGTTTCAAGGAAACCCCGGCGGACTGCGTGATCCCCAGCCAGACGCTGATGATGCGCGGCGGGTACATCAAGCCCGTGGGCAACGGCATTTTCTCGCTGTTCCCCGTGACCAAGCGCATTACCGCGAAGATTGAGAACATCATCCGGCAGGAGATGAACCGCATCGACGGGCAGGAAGTACTGTTCCCGGTGGCGATGCCGGCGGATATCTGGCGGAAATCGGGCCGGTATGACAGCATCGGCTCCGAGCTGCTGAGGTTCAAGGACCGCTCCGGCGGCGACATGGTGCTGGGCATGACCCATGAGGAAGCCGCCGTGCAGCTGATGACGGACGTGGCGGATTCCTACACCCAGTATCCCTTTATGATCTACCAGATCCAGACGAAGTTCCGCGATGAGCCCCGCTGCCGCGGCGGCCTGATCCGCGTACGCGAGTTCACGATGAAGGACGCTTACTCCTTCCACACCAGCCAGGAGGACCTGGAGCAGTACTATATGCGCTGCTACGAGGCCTACAACCGCATCTACGCGCGCTGCGGTGTGCCGGAGGTGGTGGCCGTGGCCAGCGACAGCGGCATGATGGGCGGCAAGGTGAGCCATGAGTACATGCTGCTGACTGACGTGGGCGAGGACACGATTGTGCTGTGCCATGACTGCGATTACCGCGCGAACATGGAAGCCGCACCCTGCCTGATCACCAACGAGCCCGGCGAGATCGCCCCGCTGGAAAAGGTGGACACGCCGGACACGAAGACGATTGAAGACCTGTGCGCGCTGCTGAAGATCAAACCGCAGCAGACCTGCAAGGCCGTGATGTACCAGCGGAACCAGGATGACAGCATCGTGATCGTGTTCATCCGCGGGGACCTGGACGTGAACGAGACCAAGCTGCGCAACTACCTGAAGGCGGAAATCCATCCCGCCGTGATTACCGAAGGCAGCGGCATCCATGCCGGCTTCACCGGACCGATCGGCCTGCCGGAGGGCGTGACCGTGGTGTATGACAAGAGCCTGGAGGGCATCGAGTGGTTCGCCACCGGCGCCTGCGAGGAGGACAAGCACTACATCGGCTTCAACATTGCCCGGGATATCGGCAAGGTGGAGTATGTGGACGTGGCGAAGGCCATTGATGGCGGCATCTGCCCCGTGTGCGGAAAGAAGAGCATCTACACCAGCCGCGGCATCGAGGTGGGCAACATCTTCCAGCTGGGCACCAAGTATACCGAGAGCATGGACATGACCTACCTGGACCAGGACGGCACGCTGAAGCACCCGATCATGGGCTGCTACGGCATCGGCGTGGGCCGGCTGGCCGCCAGCGTGTGCGAAGCGCACCGGGACGACTACGGCCCCATCTGGCCGATGAGCATTGCGCCGTGGCACGTGGAGATCTGCTCCCTGCGTGCGGACCAGCCGGAAGTGGCGGAGACCAGCCAGAAGCTGTATGACGAGCTGACGGCGAAGGGCATCGAAGTGCTGTGGGACGACCGGGCGGTTTCCGCCGGCGTGATGTTCTCCGACGCGGACCTGTTCGGCGTTCCGCTGCGGGTGGTCATCAGCCCCAAGGGACTGGGCAACGGCACGATCGAAATCGCCTCCCGCGACAAGAGCATGAAGGAAATCATCCCGGCGGGCGAGGCCGCGGACTTCGTGGTGAAGTACGTGAAGGACGCGCTGGCCGCGCTGGACTGCACGCTGTAAGACATAAACAAAAGGGAACCGGCAGCGAAGGCGAAATGCCTTCGCTGCTGTTTTTGCACAGATAAAGAAAAGCGGCGCGCAGGCTTGACAAAAGCCGGGAACGGGACTATATAAGAACCTTGGAACTATGACAAGTTGGGAAGATATAACATGGCAGCGAAAGCGGTACGTACAAAATCCATCCGGACCAAAATCACGCTGGTGACGGCATGCGCGATCATCGCGACCATCCTGATTACGACCTTCCAGGGCGCATACGCGATCCGGGGAATCGGCCGGAGCAGCGCGGAGCAGCAGCTCCGGCTGCTGTGCGAAACGGGGCAGAAGCACCTGAACTCCTATTTCACCAGCGCGGAGCAGTCCGTGGAGATGGTGGCGAGCTTCGTGGGGGAGGACCTGGAGAGCCTGGAAGAGGCGGAACTGGCGGAGCATGTGGGCCGGACACGGACGATTTTCGCGAAGACGGCGAGCAAGACCCAGGGAATCCTGACGTATTACTACCGGATTGACCCGGCGGTTTCGCAGGAGACGAAGGGCTTCTGGTATACGAACCTGGACGGGAACGGCTTTGCGGAGCACGAGGTGACGGACATCACCCATTACGACACCTCCGATACGTCCGCCCTGGTGTGGTTCACCGTGCCGAAGGCGACGGGGAAGGCCGTGTGGCTGCCGCCGTATGTGACGGACAACCTGGACGTGACGGTGCTTTCCTACAATATGCCGGTATACTGCGGGGATACGTTCGTCGGCGTGATCGGGATTGAGCTGGACTATATGGCCATCGCGGACCATGTGGAGCATATCCGGCTGTATGACGACGGGTACGCGTTCATCAACGACGACACCGGGTATATCGTGTACCATCCGGAGATGACGGACGAGGAGCTGGAGCTGGAACGGAACCGGCAGTCGCCGACCGGGATGCTGGCGGAGAATTCCCTGATCCGGTACACCTGGAAAGGCGTGGAAAAGGAGGCCGTGTGGCTGCCGCTGGCGAACGGCATGCGGCTGAACGTGACGGTGCCGGTGGCGGAAATCAACGAGGACTGGCAGCGGTGGATCATTGAGCACTGCGCCGCGTCCGCGGTGCTGCTGGTGGCCTTTGTGCTGCTGACGGTGAAGCTGTCCGGGCGGATTGTGAAGCCGCTGACGGACCTGACAAAGGCCGCCGAGGAAGTGGAGGCCGGGAACTACGACGTGGAACTGGTGCCGCACGGGGACGACGAGGTCGGGATCCTGACCGGGGCGTTCAGCCACCTGGTGGCGCACCTGAAATCCTACGTGCGCGACCTGAAGGACAAGGCCTACGGCGACGCGCTGACCGCGGTGCGGAACAAGAGCGCCTTCGACCTGTACCTGCAGCGGCTGCCGGAGCAGGCGGAGAGCCGCGGGGAAAAGCTGGAATATGCTGTCTGCTTCTTTGACTGCAACGACCTGAAGGTGATCAACGATGGGTACGGCCACGAGAAGGGCGACCTGTACCTGAAGTCCACCTGCACGACGATCTGCCAGGTGTTTGCCCACAGCCCGGTGTTCCGCATCGGCGGGGACGAGTTCGCCGCGGTGCTGCAGCACGGGGATTATGAAAAGAGGCACGAGCTGCTGGCACTGTTTGACGAACGGTGCGCGGACCTGCACGCGATGGCCGAGAATCCGTGGGAGAAGGCGAACGTCGCCCGGGGCATGGCGGAGTACGACCCGGAAAAGGACCAGTCCGCGGCGGACGTGGTGCGGCGCGCGGACCAGCTGATGTATGCGCACAAGCGCAGCCAGAAGAACGGCCGGGAATAAGGAACAGACGAACGGGCCGGGAGAAGGACCTCCCGGCCTGTTTTTTGTTGCCCCCAGGCTGCATGTGTGGTATGCTGAAGCGGAATGAAAAGCACGAAAAGTGAAGAAGGATTTCCGGCGGGAGGATTTCCTGGTTTGTATATGACCTGACGCAGGGGAGGGATCTGTGATATGAAACAAGCGGCCTCATCCGACCACAAGCTGCTGACCGGGCTGTTTTTCCGGCTGCTGCCGTTCCAGGTGCTGCTGATTGTGATCAGCGCGGTGAACGGAATTGTGGACAGCCTGTATGCCAGCAACGTGATCGGGAAATCCGCGATGAGCGCGATCGGGCTGTTCGGCCCGCTGAACCATTTCCTGTACGCGATGACGATCATGTTCGTGAGCGGGTCGCAGATGCTGTACGGCCGGTACCTGGCCAAGGACCGGGAAAAGATCAGCGGCCTGTTTACGGTGAATATCATCATCTCCGCCGGGCTGGCGCTGCTGACGTCCGCGCTGCTGGCCGTCGGCGCGGTGACGGGGGCGACCCGGATCCTGGTGGACCAGGAGCCGGACCTGACCATGCTGAACGATTACATCCTGGGGCAGGCGATCGGGATTCCGGCGCTGGTGCTGGGGCAGCAGCTGTTTGCCTTCCTCTCCCTGGAGAACCAGACGAAGCGCACCATGGCGGCCAGCATCACCTGCTTCGCGGTGAACGCCGTGCTGGACCACCTGTTTATCGCGGTGCTGAATATGGGCACGTTCGGGCTGGGGCTCAGCTCGTCGCTGGCCAGCTGGGCTTTCCTGGCGGTGCTGGCGGTATGGTACCTGAAAGGAAAATCCGAGTGGAAGTTCTCCCTGCGGGAATGCCGGTGGGGGGACGCGCTGAAGATCGCGAAGCTGGGATACCCCGGCGCGCTCTCCCGGTTTGTGGAAACATTCCGGTGCCTGATTGTGAACTTCCTGGTGCTGACGTATGTGGGCAGCGTGGGGCTTTCGGCCTTTGCCGCGTCGAACTCGCTGCTGGCGGTGATCTGGGCGGTGCCATTCGGCATGGTGGCGGTGGCCCGGATGCTGTTCAGCATCAGCATCGGCGAGGAGGACCGGCGGTCGCTGATTGACGTGATGCGGATTGTGATGACCCGGGGTATGCTGGTGATGACGGGAATCGTGATCCTGCTGATCGTGTTCGCGGAGCCGCTGACGAGGCTGTTCTACCAGGATCCGTCCGATCCGGTTTTTGAGATGACGGTGATGGGATTCCGGATCCTGCCGCTGTGCATGCTGCCGGCGATGTGGAGCCTGCATTACGCCAGCTACGCGCAGACGATGG
It encodes the following:
- the tatA gene encoding twin-arginine translocase TatA/TatE family subunit, giving the protein MHLGTTEIILIVVLALVLFGGGKLAGVGKALGKSIKDFKHEVKDEEKPEENKEEKNS
- the tatC gene encoding twin-arginine translocase subunit TatC — translated: MRKRKQKGTPDAQDAAAMEGEQALADGGAPLLVHLQALRRVLIVSAAAVAIAFFLVYSFAIDYLMAWITGPIAARGIEIIYTAMSEALVTKFKVALIAGLVIAAPVIIWQVWGFIKPALYPKEKKTFRTLFVIALLLFLLGVAFCYLAVYTLAVDFFLVAGDNLAKPMLSIDKYVSFLFGFIVPFGVAFQLPVALYLTTRMGLTNAKMLASKRKFVILGIFVLAAVLTPPDVVSQLALGLPMILLYEIGILACRLTKPKERE
- a CDS encoding FAD-binding protein; the protein is MEKNISRRSFLKGTAIGAAGIAVASTGLKLQESKAEDAIAWDAEYDVVVLGYGGAGANAAVAAYENGAKVLLAEKAPEGAEGGNTAVSGQFVMATDDADGLYDYLTTLMGKFQNWDPDAVRAYCEGCVENYAWMTGPMGGDPAIISPTEHPSAGMEARNNDWKLADGEEGRLADPYKLGRKDYWYYNWAEFPEIPSSVHCLCLTATGTRFDRGYYNLCQNAVKARPIDVWFAAPGKKLITDAEGAVIGVIINKDGADLKVKANGGVVLACGGFEHNQEMIASFLQMPYVHQQGGLYNDGDGIKMALGAGADLWHMSNSAGFTWTHKRPHLDAVSLFGGPNSGSGIYVGLGGDRFMNESAATRHGRIYIGGRWISTPMPLPAYLVQDSDQLAAGKKLVSAFSDGYVDELKTGEVLMGETLEELAEAIRNSEGGKDAPDFSTERFVKAVNDYNKRYDAGEDADYGRPFSTMVPVKKGPFYATKIGPTYFNTQGGPRKNKYGQVINTEGLPIEGLFEAGEMGSIFCDMYNGSGNLGETMVFGRISGTNAAKRAKGEFKSEDKPVTTWVGEIYEPGTTRPASAIAAASANVTGTFKDGEYEGEGNGINGKIKVKVTIKDGKIENVEILEQAETEGLGGAALPKYAAQTVEKQNLEEIDVISGVTVTLDGYKEAVNDALSKAL
- a CDS encoding LytTR family transcriptional regulator DNA-binding domain-containing protein, whose product is MQVEIKIDSTVREPKVIVLTDRMTDEVNEIVRKISETEPAMLAGFREDTVTVLDPEEIYRIYAANGKVFAVTGKAEYTLRMRLYEVEERFRRSSFVRISNSEIVNLKAVRSFDLSLAGTIRVALKNGETAYVSRRYVGKIKEALGM
- a CDS encoding DUF3021 domain-containing protein is translated as MKKKILRRCLAGMPVGVMISVVITIIISLAIGDGKYYMVYPDLVTDCGTEIAAVIIQTLCSMLYGAAFAGASVVWDTDWSLTKMTAVHFLICSAATFPTAYLMRWMNHSVGGVLGYFVQFVIIYVVIWVVSYFATKKKIEAFNRKIGAKA
- a CDS encoding type II toxin-antitoxin system prevent-host-death family antitoxin, encoding MNETIATATSTEMQNNFGRYLQMVMNGAEVIVTRNGKEVGRLIPRKAAVSYLTDSLTGILSGNEDPDQARAERLMEKYESTD
- a CDS encoding PIN domain-containing protein, giving the protein MRVLIDGNIILDVLQNRIPHTEMSARVWKMCETGLLDGYVSALTFANLVYVMRKELTPAKIHDVLNKLAIIFHFTDLSTADMMRAAEMEWSDYEDAVQAATAGRIHAEAIITRNVRDYRQSRIPAFAPDEFLKRI
- a CDS encoding proline--tRNA ligase, encoding MKVRNLVSKRFKETPADCVIPSQTLMMRGGYIKPVGNGIFSLFPVTKRITAKIENIIRQEMNRIDGQEVLFPVAMPADIWRKSGRYDSIGSELLRFKDRSGGDMVLGMTHEEAAVQLMTDVADSYTQYPFMIYQIQTKFRDEPRCRGGLIRVREFTMKDAYSFHTSQEDLEQYYMRCYEAYNRIYARCGVPEVVAVASDSGMMGGKVSHEYMLLTDVGEDTIVLCHDCDYRANMEAAPCLITNEPGEIAPLEKVDTPDTKTIEDLCALLKIKPQQTCKAVMYQRNQDDSIVIVFIRGDLDVNETKLRNYLKAEIHPAVITEGSGIHAGFTGPIGLPEGVTVVYDKSLEGIEWFATGACEEDKHYIGFNIARDIGKVEYVDVAKAIDGGICPVCGKKSIYTSRGIEVGNIFQLGTKYTESMDMTYLDQDGTLKHPIMGCYGIGVGRLAASVCEAHRDDYGPIWPMSIAPWHVEICSLRADQPEVAETSQKLYDELTAKGIEVLWDDRAVSAGVMFSDADLFGVPLRVVISPKGLGNGTIEIASRDKSMKEIIPAGEAADFVVKYVKDALAALDCTL
- a CDS encoding diguanylate cyclase is translated as MAAKAVRTKSIRTKITLVTACAIIATILITTFQGAYAIRGIGRSSAEQQLRLLCETGQKHLNSYFTSAEQSVEMVASFVGEDLESLEEAELAEHVGRTRTIFAKTASKTQGILTYYYRIDPAVSQETKGFWYTNLDGNGFAEHEVTDITHYDTSDTSALVWFTVPKATGKAVWLPPYVTDNLDVTVLSYNMPVYCGDTFVGVIGIELDYMAIADHVEHIRLYDDGYAFINDDTGYIVYHPEMTDEELELERNRQSPTGMLAENSLIRYTWKGVEKEAVWLPLANGMRLNVTVPVAEINEDWQRWIIEHCAASAVLLVAFVLLTVKLSGRIVKPLTDLTKAAEEVEAGNYDVELVPHGDDEVGILTGAFSHLVAHLKSYVRDLKDKAYGDALTAVRNKSAFDLYLQRLPEQAESRGEKLEYAVCFFDCNDLKVINDGYGHEKGDLYLKSTCTTICQVFAHSPVFRIGGDEFAAVLQHGDYEKRHELLALFDERCADLHAMAENPWEKANVARGMAEYDPEKDQSAADVVRRADQLMYAHKRSQKNGRE
- a CDS encoding ATP-binding protein, translating into MKQAASSDHKLLTGLFFRLLPFQVLLIVISAVNGIVDSLYASNVIGKSAMSAIGLFGPLNHFLYAMTIMFVSGSQMLYGRYLAKDREKISGLFTVNIIISAGLALLTSALLAVGAVTGATRILVDQEPDLTMLNDYILGQAIGIPALVLGQQLFAFLSLENQTKRTMAASITCFAVNAVLDHLFIAVLNMGTFGLGLSSSLASWAFLAVLAVWYLKGKSEWKFSLRECRWGDALKIAKLGYPGALSRFVETFRCLIVNFLVLTYVGSVGLSAFAASNSLLAVIWAVPFGMVAVARMLFSISIGEEDRRSLIDVMRIVMTRGMLVMTGIVILLIVFAEPLTRLFYQDPSDPVFEMTVMGFRILPLCMLPAMWSLHYASYAQTMEKKAMSIILPVVDGVVGVVLFSFILIPSMKMNGLYTANVLNGFLCAAVIAAGAWIAGKRFPRNIEGQMAIPESFGAGEDERIDITVRSMDEVVNVSRQVIEFCEKRGVDGRRSFLAGLCMEEMAGNIVTHGFGKDEKKHSVDIRVVHKGEDVILRIRDNCEAFNPSEYARLMDPGDMGRNVGIRLVYRMARDISYQNLLGLNVLTMRI